The Medicago truncatula cultivar Jemalong A17 chromosome 4, MtrunA17r5.0-ANR, whole genome shotgun sequence genome includes a region encoding these proteins:
- the LOC11424398 gene encoding non-specific lipid-transfer protein 1 → MGYSTMATRLVCLAIVCLVTFGPKAEAAVTSCGPVVTSLYPCVSYIMNGGNTVPAAQCCNGIRNLNTMAQTTNDRRAVCTCIKNAVSQSGFSYTNLNLNLAAGLPRKCGVNIPYQISPNTDCNSVH, encoded by the exons ATGGGTTACTCAACTATGGCAACCAGGCTTGTTTGTTTGGCAATTGTGTGCCTTGTGACTTTTGGTCCTAAGGCAGAAGCAGCTGTTACATCCTGTGGTCCAGTTGTGACTAGCTTATACCCTTGTGTTTCTTACATCATGAATGGTGGAAACACTGTGCCTGCTGCACAGTGTTGTAATGGAATAAGGAACCTTAATACTATGGCTCAAACCACAAATGATCGTAGAGCTGTTTGTACCTGCATTAAGAATGCTGTTAGCCAAAGTGGTTTCAGTTACACTAATTTAAACCTTAACCTTGCTGCTGGTCTTCCAAGGAAATGTGGTGTTAACATTCCTTACCAGATCAGCCCTAATACCGACTGTAACAG TGTGCACTGA
- the LOC120580240 gene encoding non-specific lipid-transfer protein 1, translating into MSSSMVLVKVTCLTMMMCMVLGLPQTLDALSCLQVETKLMPCVPYVTGNGGYVPQPCCDGVKAINNQAVTKSDRQAACRCIKTATSAIHGLNMDILAGLPSKCGVHLPYTLGPSTTCEKIE; encoded by the exons atGTCTAGCTCAATGGTGTTGGTGAAGGTTACTTGCTTGACAATGATGATGTGCATGGTTTTAGGTTTACCACAAACTCTTGATGCTCTTAGTTGTCTTCAAGTAGAAACAAAATTGATGCCATGCGTCCCGTATGTGACGGGAAATGGTGGTTATGTCCCTCAACCGTGCTGCGATGGTGTTAAGGCCATAAACAACCAAGCCGTGACCAAATCCGATCGTCAAGCTGCCTGTAGGTGTATCAAGACCGCCACTTCCGCGATCCATGGACTGAACATGGACATCCTTGCTGGCCTCCCTAGCAAATGTGGGGTTCACTTGCCTTATACTCTTGGTCCCTCCACAACCTGCGAAAA GATTGAGTGA
- the LOC112421100 gene encoding protein MAINTENANCE OF MERISTEMS: protein MRKSIRISSIGLAQATEPPAVKNFSTRFSLTPFAKRVQSLTDEQRSAISRTGFGSLLLIPNHTLNKVFLTEVMEAWNSERHAFEIGSGEIGFSLLDVALILGIPVVGHRVELAEEQLFSELEEEYGASRAKRKVAMTSLEARLDSIGEDVSDDFVRSFLLFTIGTFLSSIDGKVDSRYLSFLGNLDDVSGFAWGAAVIEDLCQWLDKRKDNNVQYVGGCLIFLQTWSYEHFDIARPNLQDQDMTFPRVCRWDHSKSHPRQRGTSRFKDLHDDQIIWKLQPTSGELQLDIVKKAMGLLGGNEDKRDDSYSASTSSNVSDVDVEIQQSISSKIDREDEGSFENEVVEDTPTRLSTCDEEYIEKKINIENLIVEDTPSNSSIDGEVGREEELQVEKLVIEDSFTNLSIDEERGREEEMNAGNLITEDSFTNLSIDEEGGREEEMNEGNLITEDSFTNLSISKKGGREEGLNAENHIMKPENLIIGDKVGREPELVAETLIVDDTPPTFSSDYDDLRKENTELKVKISQQMEEIEVLRRENLSYTQLKKENDELKKELDICKRNLSCFADRIERDLMDLQTDAIE from the exons ATGAGAAAATCCATCAGAATTTCTTCCATCGGTCTCGCCCAAGCTACAGAACCGCCG gcGGTGAAGAATTTTAGTACTAGATTTTCACTTACGCCATTTGCGAAGCGCGTTCAGAGTTTAACGGATGAGCAAAGATCTGCTATATCGCGAACCGGATTCGGTAGCTTGCTATTGATTCCAAATCATACTCTTAACAAGGTTTTCCTTACTGAGGTAATGGAGGCTTGGAATTCTGAACGACATGCTTTTGAGATCGGTTCCGGGGAAATTGGATTTAGTTTATTAGATGTTGCTTTAATTTTGGGGATTCCGGTGGTGGGGCACCGTGTGGAGTTGGCGGAGGAGCAATTGTTTTCTGAATTGGAAGAGGAGTATGGTGCTTCACGTGCAAAGAGAAAGGTAGCTATGACTAGTCTTGAAGCAAGGCTTGATTCTATTGGGGAAGATGTGAGTGATGATTTTGTGAGgagctttttgcttttcacaaTTGGGACTTTTCTTTCTTCCATTGATGGGAAAGTGGATTCAAGATACTTGTCTTTTCTTGGGAATTTGGATGATGTTTCTGGTTTTGCTTGGGGTGCTGCTGTGATTGAAGATTTGTGTCAGTGGCTTGATAAGAGGAAAGATAACAATGTGCAGTACGTTGGTGGTTGTCTCATTTTTCTTCAA ACATGGTCATATGAGCATTTTGATATAGCACGGCCAAATTTGCAAGATCAAGATATGACCTTTCCTCGTGTGTGTCGATGGGATCATAGTAAATCTCACCCGAGGCAACGGGGTACTTCAAGGTTTAAGGATCTACATGACGACCAG ATAATTTGGAAACTCCAACCTACTTCTGGAGAGTTACAATTAGACATAGTAAAAAAAGCAATGGGGTTACTAGGTGGCAACGAGGATAAAAGGGATGATAGTTATTCAGCAAGCACATCAAGTAAT GTTTCTGATGTCGATGTAGAGATCCAGCAAAGTATCTCTAGTAAGATAGATAGAGAAGACGAGGGAAGTTTTGAGAATGAGGTAGTAGAGGACACTCCCACAAGGTTGAGCACTTGTGATGAAGAGTATATAGAGAAGAAGATCAATATTGAAAATCTGATAGTAGAGGATACCCCCTCCAATTCGAGCATTGATGGTGAAGTAGGCAGAGAAGAAGAGTTACAAGTTGAAAAACTTGTGATCGAGGACTCCTTCACAAATTTGAGCATAGACGAGGAGCGAGGTAGAGAAGAAGAGATGAATGCGGGCAATCTCATAACGGAGGACTCCTTCACAAATTTGAGCATAGATGAGGAAGGAGGTAGAGAAGAAGAGATGAATGAGGGAAATCTCATAACGGAGGACTCCTTTACAAATTTGAGCATATCCAAGAAAGGAGGTAGAGAAGAAGGGTTGAACGCTGAAAATCACATAATGAAGCCCGAAAATCTGATTATTGGGGACAAAGTAGGAAGAGAGCCAGAGTTGGTTGCTGAAACGCTCATCGTGGACGACACTCCCCCTACATTCAGCTCTGACTAT GATGATTTAAGGAAGGAAAATACTGAATTGAAGGTGAAAATAAGCCAACAGATGGAAGAAATTGAAGTTCTCCGTAGAGAGAATTTATCGTACACCCAATTAAAAAAGGAGAACGATGAGTTGAAGAAAGAGCTGGACATCTGTAAAAGAAATTTAAGTTGCTTTGCGGACCGAATAGAAAGAGATCTTATGGATTTGCAAACTGATGCAATTGAATAA
- the LOC11424038 gene encoding probable serine/threonine-protein kinase PBL1, whose translation MGCFPAFKNMKTLKCEKSESENSSHNEHVSATTPQLQASRSLHSDPRSSMASMKSLNRVANNRTRVLSSPSALASVEHEEQEMSRVLARLMKEPRSPIPQPLPLPSPQGNGPLKLRMAGGPVYASGSALVAAEQDGLETFQYEEQEWSKNRDRLTKKQPASIPLPLPLPTPQGGGTLKTTTGSSKSGTAIDSVRYFRYEEIAAACHNFSSDRCMSECLYSTIYKASFSNDASSEKLKATVTRLHSSTQGLRGFMNEVNTLSNLQHPNLCKLLGFYARDGYESEPRMLVYERLINGSLDRLLFGKSDDPSIDWNARMKIAICVAQGLTFLHEEGPLQAMYNDFSAVNIQIDVDFNAKLSGYGFVGHVAEEEISSSSTAAANLSVETLKKGMLTPKSNVWSFGIVLLELLTGRKHFDQHLPKKERNLVKWCRPYLADDFQLSVIMDSQLKGQFPPKAARKVAGIVQRCLQMEPSERPTMRAIVESLKIIVDTEYPSWIPLQEPAAMYGRHASRSPSVDGIINAPRLSFSTPLLPSKARTSVSHPARWSTVSTVLPSPLARSSNVSTEELTMQENRKSSSSVSKKA comes from the exons ATGGGATGTTTCCCAGCTTTTAAGAACATGAAGACGCTAAAGTGTGAAAAATCCGAATCAGAAAACAGCAGCCATAATGAGCACGTATCTGCAACAACGCCTCAACTTCAAGCTTCTCGCTCGTTGCACTCTGATCCTCGAAGTTCTATGGCTAGTATGAAATCCCTTAACCGAGTTGCCAACAACAGAACACGGGTGTTGTCTTCTCCGTCAGCTCTAGCCTCAGTTGAGCACGAGGAACAAGAAATGTCGAGAGTATTAGCGAGATTAATGAAGGAGCCGCGTTCTCCTATTCCACAGCCCTTACCTCTTCCATCTCCTCAAGGAAATGGTCCGTTGAAGTTAAGGATGGCTGGTGGTCCTGTATATGCTTCTGGCTCAGCTCTTGTTGCAGCAGAACAAGATGGTTTGGAAACATTTCAGTACGAAGAACAAGAATGGTCAAAAAACCGAGATAGATTGACGAAGAAACAGCCTGCATCTATTCCACTACCTTTACCGCTTCCAACTCCTCAAGGAGGAGGTACATTGAAGACTACTACTGGAAGCTCTAAGTCAGGAACAGCTATTGATTCAGTTCGTTACTTTCGGTATGAGGAAATTGCTGCTGCTTGCCACAATTTCTCTTCTGATCGATGCATGTCGGAATGTCTTTATTCCACCATATATAAAGCTTCCTTTTCTAATGATGCTTCAAGTGAGAAGCTTAAAGCCACTGTCACCCGCCTTCACTCATCGACTCAG GGCTTGAGGGGATTCATGAATGAGGTTAATACTCTTTCGAATTTGCAACATCCAAACCTCTGTAAACTGCTCGGATTTTATGCAAGAGATGGCTATGAGTCTGAACCAAGGATGTTGGTTTATGAGAGGCTAATCAATGGTAGCTTGGACCGCCTGTTGTTTGGAAAATCTGACGACCCTTCAATTGATTGGAACGCAAGAATGAAAATCGCCATCTGTGTTGCACAAGGTCTAACTTTCTTGCATGAAGAAGGGCCTCTCCag GCAATGTATAATGATTTTTCAGCAGTGAACATACAGATTGATGTAGATTTCAATGCAAAGCTATCAGGATATGGTTTTGTTGGACATGTTGCTGAGGAAGAGATTTCAAGCAGTTCAACT GCGGCAGCAAACCTTTCAGTGGAGACATTGAAAAAAGGAATGCTAACTCCAAAGAGCAATGTATGGAGTTTTGGAATTGTTCTTCTGGAGCTACTTACCGGTAGAAAGCATTTTGACCAGCATCTCCCGAAGAAAGAGAGGAACTTAGTCAAGTGGTGTCGGCCTTACCTAGCCGACGATTTCCAGTTGTCGGTGATCATGGATTCACAACTGAAAGGTCAGTTTCCGCCTAAAGCAGCAAGAAAAGTAGCTGGAATTGTACAACGATGCCTTCAAATGGAGCCATCAGAAAGACCAACCATGAGAGCCATTGTTGAGAGTCTCAAAATCATAGTAGATACGGAGTACCCTAGTTGGATCCCACTGCAAGAGCCAGCAGCCATGTATGGAAGACATGCGTCGAGATCACCAAGTGTTGATGGTATCATTAATGCACCTAGACTGAGTTTCTCAACTCCATTACTACCATCAAAAGCCAGAACATCTGTTTCACATCCTGCAAGATGGTCAACTGTGTCGACAGTGCTTCCTTCTCCTCTTGCTCGTTCCTCCAATGTTTCTACTGAGGAGCTCACGATGCAGGAAAATAGAAAGTCATCATCCTCAGTATCCAAGAAAGCTTAG
- the LOC11424399 gene encoding non-specific lipid-transfer protein 5: MTNMKVACMAIVMCMMVVSTTQAPVRPICDLVKITLADCLDYLTGGVKDPSSLCCDGVKELSTRANTTAIRQKACNRAKDIAMHTSNFNNLRGSGLGLRCSTLLPFPISSNADCTRVR, encoded by the exons ATGACCAACATGAAGGTTGCATGCATGGCTATAGTTATGTGCATGATGGTGGTGAGTACGACTCAAGCTCCTGTACGACCTATATGTGATCTGGTGAAAATAACCCTAGCTGATTGCTTGGATTACCTAACAGGTGGTGTGAAAGATCCATCCTCATTGTGTTGTGATGGAGTGAAAGAATTAAGTACTAGAGCCAATACCACTGCTATTCGCCAAAAAGCATGCAATCGCGCCAAAGATATAGCTATGCATACTTCGAATTTTAACAACCTCCGTGGGTCTGGACTTGGACTTAGATGCAGTACCCTGCTCCCATTTCCGATTTCCTCCAACGCTGATTGTACCCG CGTGCGTTAG